The DNA region CGTCGCGCACCCGCCCGGAAGCCGGCCGAGGCGACAGCCGTCGAGGAGACCCCGACCGGCGAGGCCGCCGCGGAGGACGAGAAGCCGAAGCGTCGTCGCACCCCCGCCCGGAAGCCGGCCGAGGCGACAGCCGTCGAGGAGACCCCGACCGGCGACTAGTGAATCGGAGGGGGAGCCGTCGTGAACAGCTCCCCCTCCGATCGCCCGCTCCGGCCGGGCGTGATCCCCCCGTCACCACCTCACGAAAGGGACCGCACCGTGGATCTGATCGATCGCCTCGTCAGTAACGCCCGCCAGTGGAGTACAAACTTCACGGCCGGTGAGTTGGGCGTCACCCCACGTCTTCATCTCGCGGTCGTGGCGTGTCAGGACTCACGGGTCGATCCGCAGAGCCTGCTGGGTCTCGGTCCCGGGGATGCCCACTACATGCGTAACGCTGGCGGTACGGTCACCGACGACATGCTGCGCTCGTTGGTCATCTCGCAGCGCTTCCTCGGAACGCGCGAGGTCATCCTCATTCACCACACCGACTGCGGAATGCTGCAGTTCCGGGATGACGACCTGCTCGACGATCTCCACGCCGAGACCGGGATGCGTCCCACGTGGGCAGTGGAGACGTTCGATGACC from Thermoleophilia bacterium includes:
- a CDS encoding carbonic anhydrase, yielding MDLIDRLVSNARQWSTNFTAGELGVTPRLHLAVVACQDSRVDPQSLLGLGPGDAHYMRNAGGTVTDDMLRSLVISQRFLGTREVILIHHTDCGMLQFRDDDLLDDLHAETGMRPTWAVETFDDLDDDLRQSIRRITTSPFVPYTDKVRGFVYEVETGRLREVMPTDGRNPRRGAGTDGPTRTTE